The following proteins come from a genomic window of Shewanella halifaxensis HAW-EB4:
- a CDS encoding sigma-54 dependent transcriptional regulator has protein sequence MNKFQKKKPIACREILVLDLTGEFFFCAKERKPFRWHCILADTLASANKAVQDYNFFVAIAVLSKKTQHRVLNSVNEINQRQQNIIWIAVLIDIDAVDAALISRLPYYFTDYHHLPIDWDHLNQTLGHAYGMAILKQKEQGGCRHLGQKTPFLGDSHLINKLRSNITKVAASDEAVLISGETGTGKGLCARLIHSQSARKRGPFITINCGALPQSLIHSELFGHEKGAFTGADKQYIGHIERANKGTLFLDEIGDLTLESQVNLLQFLEEHIIERLGGNKTINIDCRIIFASHINLETAVEEGRFREDLYYRINILHLHAPSLREHKEDILLLANEYLNLFSPEYQKYTLSPKALDIMLAYEWPGNVRELKNRIHRGIIMANSDQLSAADLGIKITNIKPDENDVVDLAQHRVVIDTELLLDAIKRNNHNISAAARELKISRTTFYRLIKKCKIKL, from the coding sequence GTGAACAAATTCCAAAAGAAAAAACCCATTGCTTGTAGAGAGATCCTTGTGCTTGACCTTACTGGTGAGTTTTTTTTCTGTGCAAAAGAGCGCAAACCGTTTCGTTGGCACTGCATCCTTGCCGATACCCTCGCGAGTGCAAATAAAGCAGTGCAAGATTATAATTTTTTCGTTGCCATTGCAGTGCTATCTAAAAAAACTCAGCATCGGGTGCTCAACAGCGTCAATGAGATAAACCAGCGTCAACAGAACATTATTTGGATAGCGGTTTTAATCGATATCGATGCGGTAGATGCAGCACTCATATCACGCCTACCCTACTATTTTACCGACTACCACCATCTTCCCATCGACTGGGACCACCTCAACCAAACATTGGGTCATGCTTATGGCATGGCAATCTTGAAGCAAAAGGAGCAAGGAGGTTGCCGTCATCTTGGTCAGAAAACACCGTTTTTGGGTGACTCTCATTTGATCAATAAACTAAGAAGTAACATTACCAAGGTTGCCGCATCGGACGAGGCAGTATTGATCAGCGGTGAAACAGGCACGGGGAAAGGCCTATGTGCTCGTCTTATCCATAGCCAGTCAGCCCGAAAAAGAGGCCCTTTCATCACCATCAACTGTGGCGCCCTGCCACAAAGCTTGATCCATTCTGAGCTATTTGGTCACGAAAAAGGCGCCTTTACTGGCGCAGATAAACAATACATAGGCCATATAGAGAGAGCCAATAAAGGCACACTATTTCTAGATGAAATAGGTGATCTTACGTTAGAGTCTCAAGTGAACCTGTTACAATTTCTCGAAGAGCATATCATCGAGCGTCTCGGTGGCAATAAAACCATCAACATTGATTGCCGGATCATCTTCGCCTCTCATATTAATCTTGAAACCGCTGTCGAAGAGGGGCGATTTCGTGAAGATCTCTATTATCGCATCAATATACTGCACCTACACGCGCCGAGTCTTAGAGAGCATAAAGAAGATATTTTACTGCTCGCGAATGAGTACCTTAATCTGTTCAGTCCCGAATATCAAAAGTATACCCTTTCCCCCAAAGCGCTGGATATCATGCTCGCTTATGAATGGCCAGGCAATGTAAGAGAGCTCAAGAACCGCATACATCGCGGCATTATCATGGCAAATAGCGATCAATTAAGCGCAGCGGATTTAGGCATAAAAATCACCAATATTAAGCCGGATGAAAACGATGTGGTTGATCTTGCTCAGCACAGAGTGGTGATCGATACCGAGCTGCTACTCGATGCCATCAAGCGTAATAACCACAATATCTCTGCTGCGGCGCGTGAGCTCAAGATCTCCAGAACCACCTTTTACCGTCTGATTAAGAAATGCAAAATTAAACTCTAG
- a CDS encoding DsbA family protein, which translates to MLRYKRLPLALLLTPLLLTGCQPQNNAELQKEMASLKQEITQLKKEMSTIGGQVNDIHTIAMRSQKPQYKTLPTQSNYGEDGKLPLQGDATAQLAIIEFSDYQCPYCKRFIDQTFTKLKSNYIDTGKVQYLTRDFPLNFHPKAKGAAIAANCSLQQDAYWPMRDSLFKNMKQLDDELYQQIASNLSLDMTKFNACLADEQMLNKVQQDVAYGSSLGIRGTPSFVIGRVENGQLISPKLIVGAQSYQTFARLLDELLANPKKVTSKQ; encoded by the coding sequence ATGTTAAGATATAAACGACTACCGCTGGCGTTATTACTGACTCCCTTGTTACTTACTGGCTGCCAGCCGCAAAATAACGCCGAATTGCAAAAGGAGATGGCATCACTCAAGCAGGAAATCACGCAGCTGAAAAAAGAGATGAGTACGATTGGAGGTCAAGTTAACGATATTCATACCATTGCGATGCGATCTCAAAAGCCGCAATATAAAACCTTACCGACACAGTCTAACTACGGTGAAGATGGTAAATTACCTTTACAGGGCGATGCCACAGCTCAGCTAGCCATTATCGAGTTTTCAGACTACCAGTGCCCTTACTGTAAACGTTTTATCGATCAAACATTCACTAAGCTAAAATCCAATTATATCGATACTGGCAAGGTGCAATATCTCACCCGCGACTTTCCGCTGAACTTTCACCCTAAGGCCAAAGGCGCCGCGATTGCCGCAAACTGCAGTCTGCAACAAGACGCATACTGGCCAATGCGTGATTCACTGTTCAAGAATATGAAGCAACTCGATGATGAGCTGTACCAACAAATCGCCAGCAATCTCTCATTAGATATGACCAAGTTTAACGCCTGCCTTGCAGATGAGCAGATGCTCAATAAGGTGCAGCAAGATGTTGCCTATGGCTCCTCTCTAGGGATCAGAGGCACACCTAGCTTTGTGATTGGTAGAGTCGAGAACGGTCAATTAATCTCACCCAAGCTGATTGTCGGTGCCCAGAGTTATCAAACTTTCGCGCGATTACTCGATGAGCTACTCGCCAATCCCAAAAAAGTAACTAGCAAACAGTAA